A stretch of DNA from Micromonospora sp. NBC_01813:
GCAGGTGGGAGACGTACAGGTAATCCACCTGGCCGAGCGTCTCCCAGTCGAGCTGGGAGTTGTCCGGGAAGGGGAACCACGAGGCGAAGTAGGCAGGATTGACCCACGGGTCGCAAAGGATGCTGCCCGCGGACGTGTCGATCCGCATGCTGGCGTGCCCGGTACCCGTCACTCGCACCGCACAGACCCCCTCGGTCACAGGAAATGGTGTACGCCTGAAACGCTACCGGAGCCCGTTGTCGCCCCGGCTGGCGACGCCCGGATCGGACCTGGCGAGCCCGGGTTACCCGAGCTGGCCTGCGGGGTCCCCGGCACCGGTCTCCCCGGCGTCATGCCAGACTGGTCGGGTTCCGTTCAGACTGAGCGGGTGCCGCTCGAGAAGGAGGACGACCCGTGGCCGGAACCGAGCCGGTGACCTCGCCCGACCAGCGCAAGCCGGGCCACCGCAAGCTGGGGCAGATCGGTGCCGTCGTCTCGGCGTTGGTCATGCTGTCGATGCTGATCGGCAACCACGAAGGCCGTATCGAGAACATCTGGCTGATCGCGTTGGCCGTCGGGCTGCTGGCGATCGTCGTGGGCGACATCGTGCTGCGCCGCAACGGCCTGCGTTCCTGACCGACTGCCCGGGCTGGTCACCGGGCTGCCGATGATGGCTGCCCGACCATGAGTGGCCTGCCAGACCAGCTGCCGGTCTGGCAGGCCGCCACTGCGATCAGCGACCTCGATGCAGGATGTCCTGCACTTCCTTGAGCGC
This window harbors:
- a CDS encoding DUF2631 domain-containing protein; this encodes MAGTEPVTSPDQRKPGHRKLGQIGAVVSALVMLSMLIGNHEGRIENIWLIALAVGLLAIVVGDIVLRRNGLRS